A genome region from Schistocerca americana isolate TAMUIC-IGC-003095 chromosome 1, iqSchAmer2.1, whole genome shotgun sequence includes the following:
- the LOC124595145 gene encoding craniofacial development protein 2-like, whose protein sequence is MFHYKDIDKGTWCSPDGKTVNPIDHIMKDERFTSFIRDVRTYRGNEIGSDHFLVVGKVKIKMIWNQQPKATPKPKLDIERMKELSVKEAYVIETNNRFTALQEAEEENSVEKAWERIKTVVADAAEKNTGQEKENEETEMVQRKVSESSRKVERSQDAMAA, encoded by the coding sequence ATGTTCCATTACAAAGATATAGACAAAGGTACATGGTGCTCTCCAGATGGCAAAACAGTAAATCCGATTGACCATATTATGAAAGATGAACGTTTCACTTCATTTATAAGAGATGTCAGAACGTATAGAGGAAATGAAATTGGCTCGGATCATTTCCTAGTGGTTGGAAAGGTGAAAATCAAGATGATTTGGAATCAACAACCAAAAGCGACACCAAAACCTAAATTAGACATCGAACGAATGAAGGAACTGTCTGTTAAAGAAGCCTATGTGATTGAAACAAATAACCGATTTACAGCACTGCAAGAAGCTGAGGAGGAAAATAGTGTCGAGAAGGCTTGGGAAAGAATAAAGACTGTAGTAGCAGATGCAGCAGAAAAAAACACTGggcaagaaaaagaaaacgaagaaacagaaatggttcaacgaaaAGTGTCAGAGAGCAGTAGAAAGGTGGAAAGAAGCCAGGATGCTATGGCTGCATAA